One Rossellomorea aquimaris DNA window includes the following coding sequences:
- a CDS encoding endospore germination permease, whose translation MNKRSIYLIHIFSIIILSSGLMVHVLILPSLLSAGKRDSWISVLLSVPPLFLWIFLLYYIYKKLGNQDPIQYIRTHFGKKLSNMLGYLLSLYFMGSAFVTLNYTANWSLTNYTFEVPFWVILTSITVTTLYGTYKGVRTIGMIAFICLPIVTGLGFFVASGNMKNKDYSRLFPVFENGMSDALFGMIYVGAGIFELAVFLFLVPFVVTGKIKKKWLIGLGILLAFLTLGPVTGAISEFGIEESMKMKNPAYEQWRLLTLGQYITRLDSLSILQWLSGAFVRISISVYITEKLLFTTENKRFLKILILYGLLFLGALIPWNEASFFNFLYTYFLPYSLILLVLCIGVLGILVKMGGKKS comes from the coding sequence ATGAATAAACGATCGATCTATCTCATTCATATCTTCTCAATCATTATTCTTTCATCGGGATTAATGGTACATGTACTTATTCTTCCCAGTCTTTTAAGCGCCGGGAAACGGGATTCGTGGATAAGTGTATTATTATCCGTACCACCACTTTTCCTTTGGATTTTTCTATTGTATTACATTTATAAAAAGCTTGGGAATCAAGATCCCATCCAATACATTCGCACTCATTTCGGTAAAAAACTCTCGAATATGTTGGGGTATTTATTAAGTCTTTATTTTATGGGGAGTGCGTTTGTCACTCTTAATTACACGGCGAACTGGAGTTTGACGAATTATACTTTTGAAGTCCCTTTCTGGGTGATCTTGACGAGTATTACGGTCACCACCCTTTACGGGACGTACAAAGGGGTCAGGACCATCGGGATGATTGCTTTTATCTGCCTTCCTATTGTCACCGGTTTAGGTTTTTTTGTGGCTTCGGGTAACATGAAGAATAAAGACTACTCCCGGCTCTTTCCAGTTTTCGAAAATGGAATGTCGGATGCATTATTTGGAATGATCTATGTAGGTGCCGGGATTTTTGAACTCGCCGTTTTTTTGTTTTTAGTTCCTTTCGTCGTGACGGGCAAAATCAAAAAGAAATGGCTGATTGGTCTGGGTATTTTACTTGCATTTCTTACGTTGGGACCTGTCACAGGTGCGATTTCTGAATTCGGTATAGAAGAATCAATGAAGATGAAGAATCCAGCCTATGAACAGTGGCGATTATTGACCCTCGGACAGTATATAACCCGTTTAGATTCCCTATCCATCCTTCAATGGCTGTCCGGGGCATTTGTACGGATCAGCATCAGCGTCTACATCACTGAAAAACTTTTATTTACCACTGAAAATAAGCGGTTCCTTAAGATCCTGATCTTATATGGGTTACTGTTTCTAGGAGCTCTTATACCTTGGAATGAAGCTTCCTTTTTTAATTTTTTGTATACCTATTTTTTACCCTATAGTCTTATTCTATTAGTTCTATGCATTGGTGTTCTGGGAATTTTAGTAAAGATGGGAGGGAAGAAATCATGA
- a CDS encoding FUSC family protein, with amino-acid sequence MKQLHRQNVWLGRLLASDPGRKRFQQAGKATISLISAVFTMLFLLKLFDHTAITPAIVSGMVGMLGIFVVMDDTTAKKKVTTPLIGVAVAVGITLGSAFAHYSLVVNMLLVGAIFSAFYFSRFAIRYFSMGMAGFMSIYISSILQLDVAHLSWFYIGIVIGVVYAFLYNFIIFKGSVHVLRRSMRSFHIQSNLTFTILMKMIEDPDTSSKRRKLLDRNVRRLNEYARIVASDINENDLKKLWPGIEASQLRLYVFDTEMLIQTLTDSLKRLKELDALEVKELRRLLIWVLRSLRDAEVLAQDYDPRSLEEAEIAIQGLRLLLSEMLNQEEKPKGWVYLLRRIESIANHVLEAAVTIQESLKVSESKETNVENKDEPEVEEKEDKPEEEPKSLKPSTRKAIQALVAGTLAIIVGELIAPAQPYWVLLTTFIIQIGTESVGRTYMKAFQRSVGTVIGAILGFGAAKLVSGNSELEVFLLFVVLFLAFYLFTVSYTLMSLFITMLIAFMYDLLLGGISIELMGARVIDTIAGAAIALSVSAFVFPKKTKDKVADSFDDFLEELGGYVSSYIKTFKNIEDKPLTDQAFDLDQKLQGIKDEAQSLLQRPGSMTRSGIGRWITVVTAINYYAKHLLASSHRKVPAQVSDELNSVFQQTEEKITHNIETLRELLKEKESARVFWSLSEEREKIETLAPSRLKSQMDLIHHLYYVWKINQSIVALGEELGAEVKEIQTKG; translated from the coding sequence ATGAAGCAGTTACATAGACAGAATGTATGGCTCGGGAGGCTTCTCGCATCAGACCCGGGCCGGAAGAGATTTCAGCAGGCAGGTAAGGCAACAATCAGTTTAATATCGGCTGTGTTTACGATGCTATTTTTATTAAAACTATTCGATCACACAGCAATTACACCGGCCATTGTGTCAGGTATGGTAGGGATGCTCGGTATCTTCGTCGTCATGGATGACACAACGGCTAAAAAGAAAGTCACGACGCCGTTGATCGGTGTGGCGGTAGCGGTTGGAATCACATTGGGATCTGCCTTTGCCCATTATAGTCTCGTGGTAAACATGCTATTGGTAGGAGCGATTTTCAGTGCTTTTTACTTTTCGCGCTTTGCAATCAGGTATTTTTCCATGGGAATGGCAGGATTTATGTCGATTTATATTTCGTCGATTCTGCAGCTTGATGTGGCGCATCTATCATGGTTCTATATTGGGATTGTGATTGGTGTCGTATACGCTTTTCTTTATAACTTCATTATTTTTAAAGGCTCGGTTCATGTGTTAAGAAGGAGTATGCGTTCGTTTCATATCCAATCCAACTTGACGTTTACGATTTTGATGAAGATGATCGAGGATCCGGACACGAGTAGTAAACGTAGGAAGCTTCTCGATCGAAATGTTCGAAGGCTGAATGAGTATGCAAGAATCGTAGCCAGTGATATCAATGAGAATGATTTGAAGAAGCTTTGGCCTGGTATCGAGGCTTCGCAATTGCGTCTCTATGTTTTTGATACAGAGATGTTGATTCAGACGTTAACCGATTCTTTGAAGCGGCTTAAGGAGTTGGATGCCTTAGAGGTTAAGGAGCTTAGACGCTTGTTGATCTGGGTTCTACGTTCGCTCCGTGATGCAGAGGTACTGGCCCAGGATTATGATCCCCGTTCTCTTGAAGAAGCGGAAATAGCCATACAGGGCCTTCGTCTTCTGTTATCAGAGATGTTGAATCAGGAAGAAAAGCCTAAAGGCTGGGTGTATCTTTTAAGGCGCATCGAGTCCATTGCCAATCATGTGCTGGAAGCAGCCGTCACCATTCAAGAATCACTGAAGGTTTCAGAAAGCAAGGAAACGAACGTAGAGAATAAGGACGAGCCTGAGGTTGAGGAAAAAGAGGATAAGCCTGAAGAGGAGCCCAAGAGTTTAAAACCATCTACCCGTAAGGCGATTCAAGCTCTTGTAGCCGGTACACTAGCCATTATCGTAGGGGAGCTGATTGCTCCTGCACAGCCCTACTGGGTACTGTTAACGACCTTTATTATTCAAATTGGTACAGAGTCAGTAGGAAGAACCTATATGAAGGCCTTTCAGCGATCGGTCGGAACGGTGATCGGGGCCATACTTGGATTCGGAGCGGCAAAGCTAGTTTCCGGAAATTCTGAGCTTGAAGTATTTCTTCTGTTTGTCGTTCTGTTTCTGGCTTTCTATCTTTTCACGGTTTCTTATACTCTTATGAGCCTGTTCATTACGATGCTCATCGCGTTTATGTATGACCTGCTGCTAGGCGGAATCAGCATTGAGCTGATGGGGGCGCGAGTCATTGATACGATTGCTGGAGCGGCGATTGCCCTCTCTGTATCGGCGTTTGTATTTCCAAAGAAAACGAAGGACAAGGTGGCAGACTCCTTTGATGATTTTCTTGAAGAGCTTGGAGGATATGTTTCTTCCTATATAAAAACCTTCAAGAATATTGAAGACAAACCATTAACAGATCAAGCCTTTGATCTCGATCAGAAGCTTCAGGGGATAAAGGATGAAGCACAATCGCTTCTGCAACGACCTGGTTCCATGACACGATCAGGGATTGGACGTTGGATCACGGTGGTGACAGCCATAAACTATTATGCGAAGCATTTGCTTGCTTCGTCCCATAGAAAAGTACCTGCGCAGGTTTCAGATGAACTAAATAGCGTTTTTCAGCAGACAGAAGAGAAAATCACTCATAACATTGAAACGTTACGTGAGTTGCTAAAAGAAAAAGAGAGCGCACGCGTTTTTTGGAGTTTAAGTGAGGAACGGGAAAAGATCGAAACCCTTGCACCAAGCAGACTGAAATCACAGATGGATCTGATTCATCACCTCTACTATGTGTGGAAAATCAATCAATCGATTGTGGCTCTTGGAGAGGAACTGGGTGCGGAAGTGAAAGAAATACAAACAAAAGGGTAA
- a CDS encoding YqcI/YcgG family protein — MAAESLLLTKEDMKNPELVPQWVIEGYENFHEVVTDRTFPCYFGMTGEKKGELRYSYISHDNWEHLPQTIQEFIDLFDVPEGERLIRHGFFLFVEPEDEERSVPHYREYFWKILQFLHDEDEEDWPEDYPEDPDHHLWAFSFAGEPFFVFGNAPAYKQRKTRDLGNSLVLGFQPRRIFEGLEGTSKGGIMSREKVRERVEKWDGLPKHPNISHYGDPEHREWKQYFIGDDVEPIEGKCPFHHK, encoded by the coding sequence ATGGCAGCCGAAAGCTTATTGCTAACAAAAGAAGATATGAAAAACCCTGAACTTGTCCCTCAATGGGTGATCGAAGGATATGAGAATTTTCATGAAGTTGTTACAGATCGAACGTTTCCTTGTTACTTTGGTATGACCGGAGAGAAAAAAGGGGAGCTTCGCTATTCTTATATAAGTCACGATAATTGGGAGCATCTGCCCCAAACAATTCAAGAGTTTATCGACTTGTTCGATGTACCAGAAGGTGAGCGGCTGATTCGTCACGGATTCTTTTTGTTTGTTGAACCGGAGGATGAGGAAAGGTCCGTCCCTCATTACCGTGAGTATTTCTGGAAGATTCTGCAGTTTCTTCATGATGAGGATGAGGAGGATTGGCCAGAGGATTATCCGGAGGATCCGGATCATCATTTGTGGGCCTTTTCCTTTGCCGGTGAGCCGTTTTTCGTGTTTGGGAATGCTCCTGCTTATAAGCAGCGAAAGACGAGAGACCTTGGGAATAGTTTGGTATTAGGCTTTCAGCCAAGAAGGATCTTTGAAGGGTTGGAAGGAACGTCAAAGGGTGGCATTATGTCCCGTGAGAAAGTAAGGGAGCGGGTCGAGAAGTGGGACGGCTTACCGAAGCATCCGAACATCAGCCATTACGGGGATCCTGAACACCGTGAATGGAAGCAATACTTCATTGGAGACGACGTGGAACCGATCGAGGGCAAATGCCCCTTTCACCATAAATAA
- a CDS encoding DUF4097 family beta strand repeat-containing protein, translating into MKNAFAVIIALLALGTLYVILNDNTSIFAKESQSGERIGVTDRIDHIDLKMEGSDTKVIPTDQNEVKVDIEGKGALTLAKKGDTIEVAVKHKWYEWIGFNRKSNVTVYIPKEYDRSMEIEIGSGNLQFAGESDANRMKLDELSVEMGSGNMILENLETNVFEHDGSSGDLVVNALSTKEGNVDISSGDVELSNYEGPLEGDLSSGELTVSMDTLKGDLNFDVSSGGVNLDLPEDAGFKLNGKASSGDISCNLPLKNQKVENGDISGVAGSGKYNIDVSVSSGNVDIY; encoded by the coding sequence ATGAAAAATGCTTTTGCCGTGATCATTGCACTGCTTGCACTTGGAACACTATACGTCATTCTGAATGACAATACATCGATATTTGCTAAAGAAAGTCAGTCAGGTGAACGTATCGGGGTAACGGACAGAATCGATCACATCGATCTTAAAATGGAAGGCAGCGACACAAAAGTCATTCCTACAGATCAGAATGAAGTAAAGGTAGACATTGAAGGAAAAGGAGCGCTGACTTTAGCTAAAAAAGGCGACACCATTGAAGTGGCTGTAAAGCATAAATGGTATGAATGGATAGGTTTCAACCGCAAATCAAACGTAACCGTGTACATTCCAAAAGAATATGATCGAAGCATGGAAATCGAGATTGGTTCAGGCAACCTGCAATTTGCAGGCGAATCCGATGCGAATCGAATGAAGCTCGATGAGTTATCCGTGGAGATGGGTTCTGGAAACATGATTCTTGAAAACCTAGAGACGAACGTATTCGAACATGATGGTTCTTCCGGAGACTTGGTCGTGAATGCTCTCTCTACAAAAGAAGGTAATGTGGATATCAGCTCCGGGGATGTAGAATTGTCGAACTACGAAGGTCCTCTGGAAGGTGACTTATCATCTGGTGAATTAACTGTTTCGATGGACACTCTAAAGGGAGACCTGAATTTTGATGTAAGCTCTGGAGGTGTCAACCTGGATCTGCCAGAAGACGCGGGCTTTAAGCTCAATGGAAAAGCAAGCAGCGGAGATATCTCCTGCAACCTGCCATTAAAGAATCAGAAGGTAGAGAATGGGGATATTTCAGGTGTGGCCGGGTCTGGTAAATACAACATCGATGTTTCGGTTTCCAGTGGGAATGTCGATATTTACTAA
- a CDS encoding CAP domain-containing protein — translation MKKRFLSITVCAVIPFMLMTACNNNDTNDNLMDTQNVNYDPVTYDNDGRDRMDGMQGNQTPLHRFMAPIDPNGDLREFTHLDPGEENAPGNEKNRQPNQPAQEPNTAQPEPPAEGQSKQDAQASDASGFVKQVVDLTNQERKKNGLGALKMDGELANVAEMKSEDMKENDYFSHTSPTYGSPFEMMENFGVDYSTAAENIAVGQKTPESVVNAWMNSPGHRKNILNKQITHIGVGTAKDPSQGIYWTQMFIAK, via the coding sequence ATGAAAAAACGCTTTCTTTCGATAACAGTCTGTGCCGTCATCCCGTTTATGCTGATGACTGCCTGTAACAATAATGATACTAACGATAACCTGATGGATACACAAAACGTGAATTACGATCCTGTTACTTATGATAATGATGGAAGAGATCGGATGGATGGAATGCAAGGAAACCAGACTCCCCTTCACCGTTTCATGGCTCCGATAGATCCAAATGGTGACTTACGCGAATTTACCCACTTAGATCCGGGTGAGGAAAATGCGCCTGGAAATGAAAAAAACCGTCAGCCGAATCAGCCTGCACAAGAGCCGAATACGGCACAACCGGAACCACCAGCAGAGGGTCAGTCCAAACAGGATGCACAGGCATCCGATGCAAGTGGATTTGTGAAGCAGGTAGTTGATTTAACCAACCAGGAACGTAAGAAAAATGGACTTGGTGCCCTGAAAATGGATGGAGAGTTAGCGAATGTGGCGGAGATGAAGTCAGAGGACATGAAGGAAAATGACTATTTCTCTCATACGTCTCCAACCTATGGGTCTCCTTTCGAAATGATGGAGAACTTTGGGGTGGATTACTCCACGGCCGCGGAGAACATTGCCGTTGGACAAAAAACACCTGAATCTGTCGTCAACGCTTGGATGAACAGTCCCGGACACCGCAAAAATATTTTGAACAAACAAATCACTCATATTGGCGTGGGAACAGCGAAGGATCCAAGCCAGGGAATCTATTGGACGCAGATGTTTATTGCGAAATAA
- a CDS encoding P1 family peptidase yields the protein MERKRFRELGGSIGSYTCGEYNSITDIEGVKVGHNTLHYEHDGTVVRTGVTAVLPHEGNLFREKLFAASYVINGFGKTVGTIQLEELGVLESPILLTNTLSVGDVLKGAVQYMLDETPEIGDTTGTVNVVVGECNDGFLNDIRDLHVKPEDAREAIIHAHSGPVDEGSVGAGTGMLCFGYKGGIGTSSRECAFGDEKYTVGALVLTNFGQRKDLRVPILNTGEDVDAPDGSIMIILATDAPLNERQLKRLAKRASFGLSRTGSYAAHGSGDVVLAFSTAHRIPHQPSNANTIPYGFIKEDGPIISTLFEMAVDSVEEAIWNSLCKAQTTTGRNGRKVEAIPLDLLYGLMK from the coding sequence ATGGAACGGAAACGATTTCGGGAGTTGGGAGGCAGTATCGGCTCCTATACATGTGGGGAATATAACAGCATTACCGATATTGAGGGAGTGAAGGTCGGACATAATACCCTTCACTATGAGCATGACGGTACCGTGGTAAGAACGGGTGTCACGGCGGTCTTACCTCATGAAGGCAATCTGTTTCGAGAAAAGTTATTCGCTGCCAGCTATGTAATCAATGGCTTCGGAAAAACAGTTGGAACCATTCAATTGGAGGAACTCGGGGTGCTTGAAAGTCCTATCCTCTTGACGAATACTCTTTCCGTTGGGGATGTGTTAAAAGGCGCGGTTCAATATATGCTGGATGAAACACCTGAAATCGGCGACACAACAGGGACAGTAAATGTCGTTGTGGGGGAATGCAATGATGGCTTCCTGAATGATATCCGTGACCTTCATGTAAAGCCTGAAGATGCCCGGGAAGCCATTATCCATGCACATTCAGGACCTGTCGATGAAGGAAGCGTTGGAGCGGGAACGGGAATGCTTTGTTTTGGGTATAAAGGCGGAATAGGGACGAGCTCAAGGGAATGTGCTTTTGGAGATGAGAAGTATACAGTGGGAGCCCTCGTGTTAACGAATTTCGGTCAGAGGAAAGATCTAAGGGTTCCCATTCTTAACACCGGGGAGGATGTGGATGCACCGGATGGATCAATCATGATCATCCTGGCAACCGATGCACCTCTAAATGAAAGGCAGCTTAAACGACTGGCGAAACGTGCTTCATTCGGCCTTTCAAGAACGGGTTCGTATGCAGCGCATGGGAGTGGTGATGTTGTTCTTGCGTTTTCTACTGCACACCGCATTCCACATCAGCCTTCAAATGCTAACACGATTCCTTACGGTTTCATTAAAGAAGACGGACCGATCATCTCTACTCTATTTGAAATGGCAGTGGATAGCGTAGAAGAAGCCATATGGAACTCTCTCTGTAAAGCGCAAACCACAACCGGAAGGAATGGACGGAAGGTGGAAGCAATACCTTTAGATTTACTTTATGGACTGATGAAATAA
- a CDS encoding DNA-3-methyladenine glycosylase, whose translation MNYTPMPLSFFQQPTLELAKSLLGCVLVKETEEGIASGYIVETEAYLGPADRAAHSYGNRRTKRTEVMFHEAGRIYTYVMHTHCLVNVVSGEKEKPEAILIRAVEPLEGLELMERRRPGHVRKNWTNGPGKLTKALGITMEDYGGSFLERPLIISKGFQPEDIVEGKRIGIDNTGEAKDYPWRFWVKDNPYVSR comes from the coding sequence ATGAATTATACCCCTATGCCTCTTTCGTTTTTCCAGCAGCCCACTTTGGAACTTGCAAAGTCTTTGTTGGGGTGTGTGTTAGTGAAAGAGACGGAGGAGGGAATAGCTTCAGGTTATATTGTGGAAACGGAAGCGTACTTAGGGCCAGCGGATCGGGCGGCTCACAGCTATGGGAATAGACGGACGAAACGGACGGAAGTCATGTTTCATGAAGCCGGCAGGATCTATACATATGTTATGCATACTCACTGCCTGGTCAATGTAGTGAGCGGGGAAAAAGAAAAACCCGAAGCGATTCTCATTAGAGCGGTCGAACCCCTCGAGGGCTTGGAGCTAATGGAAAGAAGAAGACCGGGGCATGTGAGAAAAAACTGGACAAATGGTCCAGGAAAGCTGACAAAAGCGTTAGGCATTACCATGGAGGATTACGGGGGCAGCTTTCTGGAACGCCCTCTAATCATTTCAAAGGGATTCCAGCCTGAAGACATTGTGGAAGGAAAACGAATTGGGATCGATAACACTGGAGAAGCCAAGGATTATCCGTGGAGGTTCTGGGTAAAAGATAATCCTTATGTATCAAGATAA
- a CDS encoding EAL domain-containing protein translates to MNIFTIFQNDYIYHDFQPLYEMGKHQSLYAYEGLLRNKYNENPENVFQSAMKANILYKLDTLSISKALESFTENGLKNCKLFLNIYITTILHPSFHTYFYDLMKKHPDILGRLVLEINESSAEELWQNPILKESLKELKQYGVWYAIDDFGQGTSSIKKSIEYEPEIIKLDRYFALNLAQDDKKQRFLSFFNQFYGKDTLIVLEGIETKQDMQVAKDIGITIGQGYYLGRPSRLLA, encoded by the coding sequence ATGAATATCTTTACTATTTTTCAAAACGACTATATTTATCATGATTTTCAGCCTTTATATGAAATGGGCAAGCATCAATCCCTCTATGCTTATGAGGGCCTGTTACGAAACAAGTATAACGAAAATCCCGAAAATGTTTTTCAGTCTGCGATGAAAGCGAATATCTTGTATAAGCTTGATACCCTTTCCATTTCAAAAGCTCTTGAAAGCTTTACAGAGAATGGACTGAAGAATTGTAAGTTATTTCTTAATATTTATATCACAACGATTCTTCACCCAAGCTTTCATACCTATTTTTATGACCTCATGAAGAAACATCCTGACATATTGGGGCGTCTCGTGCTGGAGATTAATGAGTCGAGTGCGGAGGAGCTGTGGCAGAATCCAATATTAAAGGAGTCTCTCAAAGAACTCAAGCAATATGGTGTTTGGTATGCGATTGATGACTTTGGGCAAGGGACGTCCTCCATCAAGAAATCCATTGAATATGAACCGGAAATCATTAAGCTGGATCGCTATTTTGCCCTGAATCTGGCTCAAGATGATAAGAAGCAACGATTCCTGTCTTTTTTTAATCAATTCTACGGTAAAGATACGTTAATTGTGTTAGAAGGTATTGAAACCAAACAGGATATGCAAGTGGCAAAGGATATTGGGATTACAATAGGGCAAGGCTATTATCTGGGAAGGCCGAGTCGATTATTAGCTTAA